In the genome of Hyphomonas sp. Mor2, one region contains:
- a CDS encoding response regulator: MKVLWVEDHEPVRDLLLVAADKAARARVPVDLVMATTLMEAENRLRLERFDLVVLDLTLPDSFDGDMTIARVANMGKHRIAVCSAQPERDQAVETAVKCGANVAPQAIFKAKLPFNRFIQRAETFHDFLLDQMPGAEGRVAAAA, translated from the coding sequence ATGAAAGTTCTTTGGGTCGAAGATCATGAACCAGTGCGTGATCTTTTGCTGGTCGCTGCGGACAAAGCCGCGCGTGCGCGAGTGCCGGTTGATCTGGTCATGGCAACGACCCTGATGGAGGCGGAGAATCGCCTGCGTCTGGAACGTTTTGATCTGGTTGTCCTGGACCTTACCTTGCCTGACAGCTTCGATGGCGACATGACCATCGCGCGTGTCGCCAATATGGGCAAACACCGGATCGCTGTCTGCTCGGCCCAGCCTGAGCGAGACCAGGCGGTCGAAACCGCCGTGAAGTGCGGCGCCAATGTCGCCCCGCAGGCCATATTCAAGGCCAAACTACCCTTCAATCGCTTCATCCAGCGCGCGGAAACTTTCCACGATTTCCTGCTTGACCAGATGCCTGGCGCCGAAGGACGGGTCGCCGCAGCAGCGTAG
- a CDS encoding 1-acyl-sn-glycerol-3-phosphate acyltransferase produces MASKTLPAASTQAAFLAELEASDDHIVDRLIKERCPSFVDHWSWSMVRPLLYSILGYDRACRMADYLQTLNGGDSFDHLTQELSVDLTLNAIEKMPREGRLVVAANHPTGLADGVAVWDALRRVRRDIVFFANADALRVNPGFSDVLIPVEWVIDKRSPAKTRETLRLAKEAFAEEKCVVIFPSGKLAKKVDGVLTEQDWMPTVVSLARKHKAPVQPLNLQATNSWLYYFFSKMNGELRDITLFHELLNKKGSPFEMTFGPLIEPERLEGDATARTLALREYVATHLAAGPDTEFKSEQD; encoded by the coding sequence ATGGCCAGCAAAACGCTTCCGGCTGCAAGCACACAGGCCGCTTTTTTGGCGGAGCTGGAGGCCAGTGACGACCATATTGTCGATCGACTGATAAAAGAAAGATGCCCAAGTTTTGTCGATCACTGGAGCTGGTCGATGGTCCGCCCCCTGCTCTATTCGATTCTCGGCTATGATCGCGCCTGCAGAATGGCCGACTATCTACAGACCTTGAATGGCGGGGACAGTTTTGATCATCTGACCCAGGAATTGTCGGTCGATCTGACCCTGAACGCGATCGAGAAGATGCCCAGGGAAGGCCGTCTGGTCGTCGCGGCGAATCACCCCACCGGCCTCGCCGATGGTGTCGCGGTCTGGGATGCCCTTCGGCGCGTGCGCCGGGATATTGTGTTCTTCGCGAATGCGGATGCGCTGCGGGTCAATCCGGGATTCTCGGATGTTCTGATTCCAGTCGAGTGGGTGATCGACAAACGCTCCCCGGCAAAAACGCGCGAAACCCTGCGCCTGGCCAAGGAAGCCTTCGCGGAAGAAAAATGCGTCGTGATCTTCCCGTCCGGCAAACTCGCCAAGAAAGTGGACGGTGTGCTGACCGAGCAGGACTGGATGCCAACCGTGGTCAGCCTGGCGCGCAAGCACAAGGCTCCGGTTCAACCGCTCAATCTGCAAGCGACGAATTCCTGGCTCTATTACTTCTTCTCAAAGATGAATGGCGAACTGCGCGACATCACGCTGTTCCATGAGTTGCTCAATAAGAAAGGCAGCCCGTTCGAAATGACCTTCGGGCCCTTGATCGAGCCGGAGCGTCTGGAAGGGGATGCAACGGCTCGCACCCTGGCGCTTCGCGAATATGTCGCCACCCACCTTGCGGCGGGTCCGGACACGGAATTCAAGTCAGAGCAGGATTAA
- the secA gene encoding preprotein translocase subunit SecA yields the protein MKTLAKKFFGSVNDRKLKPLRRRVQKINTLEPMIEALSDQALRAKTDEFRKRLADGAELDDILDEAFAVVREGAKRSLDMRHFDVQLLGGMVLHNGAIAEMRTGEGKTLVATLPVYLNALKGDGVHVVTVNDYLAARDAEWMGKLYGFLGLTTGVIRGEVPGGGRMSDEDRRAAYACDITYGTNNEFGFDYLRDNMKYALDQMVQRGHAYAIVDEVDSILIDEARTPLIISGPTDDRSELYRTIDKFIPNLDDEDIDLDEKMRSVVFTEEGLEKMEQLLTEDGLLEGSLWDPANVSIVHHSNQALKAHKLFHRDKDYIVKDEQVMLIDEFTGRMMEGRRLSEGLHQAIEAKENVDIKPENQTLASITFQNYFRLYDKLAGMTGTAMTEAPEFGDIYGLSTFELPTNKPIQRIDDDDVVYRVAAAKYKEIVEEVREARAKGQPVLLGTASIEKSEVVSTYLTAAKIPHKVLNARHHAQEAEIVADAGVPGAITVATNMAGRGTDIQLGGNLDMRVAKAVQEHIEKKGSEPSESELQLITDQIKAEIEVAKKQALEAGGLYVLGTERHESRRIDNQLRGRTGRQGDPGKSKFFISVEDDLMRVFAAERLNSIMKGLGIKEDEGITHPWMNKAIETSQKKIEQRNFDIRKNVLKYDDVINDQRKVIFEQRIDFMHADSVLEEIEDMREQVIDGIVAHHMPEKAHAELWDTDGLSERCQELLGLDLPLADWAAEEGVANAEVAQRIHEAAKNAYDEKTQLAADGQFRMIEKQILLQVLDGRWRQHLQQIDQLRSVIHLRSYGQRDPLNEFKEEAFKLFYDMLSEMRLEVTRWLMNAQVQPPQPRAVPNPPQQTFETHLDPDTGENERPGTPQGVAEQAPHSMVAQAEESWANTPRNAPCPCGSGKKYKHCHGSLTAGAKQA from the coding sequence ATGAAAACCCTTGCGAAAAAGTTTTTCGGTTCGGTCAATGATCGCAAACTCAAGCCATTGCGTCGCCGTGTCCAGAAGATCAATACGCTCGAGCCGATGATTGAAGCGCTGTCGGATCAGGCCTTGCGCGCCAAGACCGATGAGTTTCGCAAACGTCTGGCAGATGGGGCCGAGCTGGACGATATTCTCGATGAGGCGTTTGCGGTGGTACGGGAAGGCGCCAAGCGCTCGCTCGATATGCGCCACTTCGATGTGCAATTGCTCGGCGGCATGGTTTTGCACAATGGTGCGATCGCAGAAATGCGTACCGGCGAGGGCAAGACGCTGGTGGCGACGCTTCCGGTTTATCTGAATGCATTGAAGGGCGATGGCGTACACGTCGTCACCGTCAACGATTACCTCGCGGCCCGCGACGCAGAATGGATGGGCAAGCTTTACGGTTTCCTTGGTCTCACGACCGGGGTCATTCGCGGCGAAGTTCCCGGGGGCGGACGGATGTCGGATGAAGATCGCCGCGCCGCGTATGCTTGCGACATTACCTATGGCACGAACAATGAGTTCGGCTTTGACTATCTGCGCGACAATATGAAGTATGCGCTGGATCAGATGGTTCAGCGTGGCCATGCCTATGCGATTGTCGATGAGGTGGACTCGATCCTGATCGATGAGGCCCGCACACCGCTGATCATTTCCGGTCCGACCGATGACCGCTCTGAGCTTTATCGCACCATCGACAAGTTCATCCCGAACCTGGATGACGAGGATATCGATCTCGACGAAAAGATGCGCTCGGTGGTGTTCACGGAAGAAGGCCTCGAGAAGATGGAGCAGTTGCTGACCGAGGATGGTCTGCTCGAAGGCTCGCTCTGGGATCCGGCCAATGTCTCCATCGTGCACCATTCCAACCAGGCACTGAAGGCGCACAAGCTGTTCCACCGCGACAAGGATTACATCGTCAAGGATGAGCAGGTCATGCTGATCGACGAGTTTACCGGTCGCATGATGGAAGGTCGCCGTCTGTCGGAAGGTCTGCACCAGGCGATCGAAGCGAAAGAGAATGTCGACATCAAGCCAGAGAACCAGACTCTGGCGTCGATCACGTTCCAGAATTATTTCCGTCTGTATGACAAGCTGGCCGGGATGACCGGTACGGCGATGACCGAAGCGCCTGAGTTTGGCGACATTTACGGCCTCTCCACGTTTGAACTGCCGACCAATAAGCCGATCCAGCGGATCGACGATGATGACGTGGTCTACCGCGTCGCGGCGGCGAAGTATAAAGAGATCGTCGAAGAAGTTCGCGAGGCCCGCGCCAAAGGCCAGCCGGTTCTGCTCGGCACCGCCTCAATCGAGAAATCCGAGGTCGTCTCAACCTATCTCACCGCGGCTAAAATTCCGCACAAGGTCCTGAATGCGCGGCACCACGCGCAGGAAGCCGAAATCGTCGCTGATGCCGGCGTTCCCGGCGCGATCACTGTGGCGACCAATATGGCGGGTCGCGGAACCGACATTCAGCTTGGCGGAAACCTCGACATGCGAGTCGCCAAGGCGGTGCAGGAGCATATCGAAAAGAAAGGCAGCGAGCCGTCCGAAAGCGAGCTGCAACTGATCACCGATCAGATCAAGGCCGAGATTGAAGTCGCCAAGAAACAAGCCCTCGAGGCGGGCGGTCTTTATGTGCTGGGCACGGAGCGCCACGAAAGTCGCCGCATCGACAACCAGCTACGCGGTCGAACCGGTCGCCAGGGCGATCCAGGCAAGTCGAAATTCTTCATCTCGGTTGAAGACGATCTGATGCGCGTGTTCGCGGCTGAGCGTCTCAACTCGATCATGAAGGGCCTCGGCATCAAGGAAGATGAGGGCATCACGCATCCTTGGATGAACAAGGCGATCGAGACCTCTCAGAAGAAGATCGAACAGCGCAATTTCGACATTCGCAAGAACGTCCTGAAATACGATGATGTGATCAATGACCAGCGCAAGGTGATCTTCGAACAGCGCATCGACTTCATGCATGCCGACAGCGTGCTGGAAGAAATCGAGGATATGCGCGAGCAGGTGATTGACGGCATTGTCGCACATCACATGCCGGAAAAAGCCCATGCTGAGCTTTGGGACACGGATGGTCTGAGCGAGCGATGCCAAGAGCTGCTCGGCCTCGACTTGCCGCTCGCGGATTGGGCCGCCGAGGAAGGCGTCGCTAATGCAGAGGTTGCCCAGCGCATCCATGAAGCGGCCAAGAACGCTTATGATGAGAAAACGCAACTCGCCGCAGACGGCCAGTTCCGGATGATCGAGAAGCAGATCCTGCTTCAGGTGCTGGACGGCCGTTGGCGTCAGCACTTGCAGCAGATCGATCAGCTGCGGTCGGTCATTCACTTGCGCTCATACGGTCAGCGGGACCCGCTGAACGAGTTCAAGGAAGAAGCCTTCAAGCTATTCTATGACATGCTGTCAGAGATGCGCCTGGAAGTGACCCGCTGGCTGATGAACGCGCAGGTTCAGCCGCCGCAACCGCGCGCGGTCCCAAACCCGCCGCAGCAAACGTTTGAGACCCATCTTGATCCTGACACAGGCGAGAATGAGCGGCCGGGGACACCACAAGGTGTCGCCGAACAGGCACCGCATTCCATGGTCGCTCAGGCCGAGGAGAGCTGGGCCAACACACCGCGCAATGCGCCATGTCCTTGCGGTTCAGGCAAGAAATACAAGCATTGTCATGGGTCGCTGACGGCGGGGGCCAAGCAGGCTTAA
- a CDS encoding peptidylprolyl isomerase encodes MLLNIRSLGSTLASAVILIGLAACESEPAVTTETAAYQGVTAAIVNGDPIYFSDVELEAVAQGLIEPGTGLTTAHPEYNQILEQLIDQRLLAQEAMARGLDQAPAAQRRLESGRERLLGNILMESLVASEVTDEAIDLMYEEQVKLQQLDDEVRVRFILVDSRETAEQILGELADGREFAEAALEYSQDTNTRLDGGDIGWINPNELADPFPARIGDTETGAISGAFESPRGWNILRVDERRTTPPKTKAEMRPEIIAFLTFTQLSDILRELRNRADIQQLDPTEAPQALGASPLDDNPTPETPQE; translated from the coding sequence ATGCTTTTGAACATCAGATCTCTGGGATCGACCCTTGCAAGTGCCGTTATCCTGATCGGCCTCGCGGCTTGCGAGTCCGAGCCTGCGGTCACGACTGAAACCGCTGCCTATCAGGGTGTGACGGCGGCGATCGTCAACGGCGATCCGATCTATTTCAGCGACGTTGAGCTGGAAGCCGTCGCGCAGGGCCTGATCGAACCGGGAACCGGTCTCACGACGGCTCACCCAGAATATAATCAGATTCTGGAACAATTGATCGACCAGCGCTTGCTGGCGCAGGAAGCCATGGCCCGCGGCCTGGATCAGGCCCCGGCGGCGCAGCGGCGTCTGGAATCCGGGCGCGAACGCCTGCTCGGCAATATTCTCATGGAGAGCCTCGTCGCCAGTGAAGTGACTGATGAGGCGATCGATCTGATGTACGAAGAACAGGTCAAGTTGCAACAATTGGATGATGAAGTCCGCGTGCGCTTCATCCTGGTCGACTCCCGGGAAACGGCCGAGCAGATCCTTGGCGAGCTGGCAGACGGGCGTGAGTTTGCTGAAGCCGCGCTGGAATACTCGCAGGACACGAATACGCGGCTCGATGGTGGCGATATTGGCTGGATCAATCCGAACGAGCTGGCCGATCCCTTCCCGGCCCGGATCGGCGATACGGAAACGGGTGCTATCTCCGGCGCGTTCGAGTCGCCCCGCGGCTGGAACATTCTGAGAGTGGATGAACGACGCACGACGCCACCCAAGACCAAAGCAGAGATGCGACCCGAAATCATCGCATTTCTGACCTTCACCCAGCTCAGCGATATCCTGAGAGAGCTCCGGAATCGGGCCGACATTCAACAGCTGGATCCGACCGAAGCTCCACAAGCTTTGGGCGCATCGCCACTAGACGACAATCCAACCCCAGAGACTCCGCAAGAATGA
- the argJ gene encoding bifunctional glutamate N-acetyltransferase/amino-acid acetyltransferase ArgJ, protein MKLTPSPFAPASFPDLPEVRGVRAATASRGFYAGRGDPRDDVFLFAFDEGTSCAGVFTRSSTASADVRWCREALAAGKGRAAALVVNSGNSNAFTGAKGVLKNDATLAAMTASLDCEKVSCFLGATGVIGEPLPDPNYVGSVVPDMAAALGPVNWEACAKTFMTTDTFAKGAGFTRRIGDQETAFSGIAKGSGMIAPNMATMLAYVFTDAAIEPELLDKALRAACDQSFNAITVDSDTSTSDSLMVFATGASGDTPITSDDDPRYAAFASALNDLCLELALLIVKDGEGASKFVTIEVNGAASDADARTIAVDVANSPLVKTALAANDANWGRVVMATGKSGIDIDLDALSIWFGDVQVAEAGGRAEDYDEARASDAVSEPEISIRIRVGSGPGQSKVYTCDLTHAYVEINGAYRT, encoded by the coding sequence ATGAAGTTGACACCCTCCCCGTTTGCCCCGGCCAGCTTTCCTGACTTGCCGGAGGTCAGAGGCGTTCGCGCCGCCACGGCCTCACGCGGATTCTATGCCGGGCGCGGCGACCCGCGTGACGACGTTTTCCTGTTTGCCTTTGATGAAGGCACAAGCTGCGCTGGAGTTTTCACACGCTCATCCACGGCATCAGCAGACGTCCGCTGGTGCCGCGAGGCCCTGGCCGCTGGCAAGGGTCGGGCGGCGGCCCTGGTGGTGAATTCCGGCAATTCCAACGCTTTCACGGGCGCCAAAGGCGTGCTCAAGAACGACGCCACTCTGGCCGCGATGACGGCGAGCCTGGATTGCGAAAAAGTGTCCTGTTTTCTGGGCGCCACCGGGGTCATCGGTGAACCTCTGCCCGATCCGAACTATGTCGGCAGCGTTGTGCCGGATATGGCGGCTGCGCTTGGCCCGGTGAATTGGGAAGCGTGCGCAAAGACGTTCATGACCACCGATACATTTGCCAAAGGCGCTGGCTTCACGCGCCGCATCGGCGATCAAGAGACTGCGTTTTCGGGCATCGCGAAAGGCTCCGGCATGATCGCGCCAAACATGGCAACCATGCTGGCTTATGTGTTCACCGATGCTGCGATTGAACCCGAGCTGCTGGACAAGGCGCTACGCGCGGCGTGCGATCAGAGTTTCAACGCCATCACGGTGGATAGCGACACGTCGACCTCGGACAGCCTGATGGTGTTTGCAACCGGCGCCAGCGGCGACACGCCGATCACGAGCGATGACGATCCGCGCTATGCCGCCTTTGCCAGCGCGCTGAATGATCTTTGTCTCGAACTCGCCCTGTTGATCGTCAAGGATGGGGAAGGCGCCAGTAAGTTTGTCACGATCGAGGTGAACGGTGCAGCCTCTGACGCCGACGCCCGCACAATTGCCGTGGATGTCGCCAACAGCCCTCTCGTCAAGACCGCGTTGGCGGCGAATGACGCCAATTGGGGGCGCGTGGTCATGGCGACGGGAAAATCCGGAATCGACATCGACCTGGACGCGCTCTCGATCTGGTTCGGAGACGTGCAGGTCGCCGAAGCGGGAGGACGCGCCGAGGATTATGATGAAGCGCGCGCGAGTGATGCGGTGTCCGAACCCGAGATCTCCATCCGCATCCGGGTCGGTTCAGGGCCTGGCCAATCCAAGGTCTATACGTGCGACCTGACGCATGCCTATGTCGAGATTAACGGGGCCTATCGGACGTGA
- a CDS encoding (deoxy)nucleoside triphosphate pyrophosphohydrolase, whose product MKIVYVVAAALMDADGKVLLAQRPEGKAMAGLWEFPGGKIEAGEKPEQALVRELAEELSITVSESDLIPLTFASHTYEKFHLFMPLFSIQKWRGTPLPNEGQRLAWVAPGDLHSYPAPAADIPLFDVLVAKTKVE is encoded by the coding sequence GTGAAGATTGTCTATGTGGTCGCCGCCGCGCTGATGGATGCAGACGGCAAGGTGCTGCTCGCGCAGCGCCCGGAAGGCAAGGCGATGGCAGGGCTGTGGGAGTTTCCGGGCGGAAAGATCGAAGCCGGCGAGAAACCGGAACAGGCTTTGGTGCGCGAATTGGCTGAGGAATTGTCGATTACGGTTAGCGAAAGCGACCTCATTCCATTGACATTTGCCAGTCACACTTACGAGAAATTTCATCTTTTCATGCCACTCTTCTCGATACAAAAATGGAGGGGGACACCACTTCCGAATGAAGGACAGAGGCTGGCCTGGGTGGCACCTGGCGACCTGCACAGCTACCCGGCGCCCGCCGCCGATATTCCCTTATTCGATGTTTTGGTGGCCAAAACGAAGGTTGAATGA
- a CDS encoding Flp family type IVb pilin — MSIDLNALKKLSRCDSGATAVEYGLLMGLMALALIGALNATGSGTQDKWDGVSDDVGDAMNTV; from the coding sequence ATGAGCATTGATCTGAACGCCCTGAAAAAACTGTCGCGCTGTGATTCCGGTGCGACTGCGGTGGAATATGGTTTGCTCATGGGCCTGATGGCCCTCGCCCTCATTGGCGCCCTCAATGCCACGGGTTCAGGCACGCAGGACAAGTGGGATGGTGTCTCCGATGATGTCGGCGATGCGATGAATACCGTCTGA
- a CDS encoding epoxide hydrolase family protein has protein sequence MADIQSFKINVSQSKLEWIRKRVSKYRWFPAPAGLPDWQFGMSTPVLKDIQDYWLHKYDWRAEEAKLNQQPHFITEIDGLPIHFLHVIGEAEGKRPLLLTHGWPGSVFEFYESIGPLAFPSQHGGKAEDAFDLIIPSLPGYGFSGKPAAPLGQRATARLWNTLMQERLGYDTYLAQGGDWGGLVTSWLGFDHGTVDGKGGCKAIHLNMIGLRPTPATPQSDEEIAWIRASQAAMQAEGSYMMQQATKPQTLAMALMDSPIGTAAWILEKFQTWSDLNGGDLFDIYSRDQLLTNLMIYLTNDAIATSVWYYAALFGEGGNALPEGERCETPTGFAKFPGEPVYFPPPRSWCDRVYNITYWSEQPHGGHFAAMEAPDLFVDDVRAWGRTVD, from the coding sequence ATGGCCGATATTCAATCCTTCAAGATCAACGTCTCGCAATCGAAGCTGGAATGGATTCGCAAACGCGTTTCGAAGTATAGATGGTTTCCTGCGCCTGCAGGCTTGCCCGACTGGCAGTTTGGCATGTCGACGCCGGTTCTCAAGGACATCCAGGACTATTGGCTGCACAAGTATGACTGGCGCGCCGAGGAAGCGAAACTAAACCAGCAACCGCACTTCATCACAGAGATAGACGGACTGCCGATCCATTTCCTGCATGTGATCGGTGAGGCTGAAGGCAAGCGTCCCCTATTGCTGACCCATGGCTGGCCAGGTTCAGTCTTCGAATTCTATGAGTCGATCGGTCCCCTTGCCTTCCCGAGCCAGCATGGCGGCAAGGCAGAAGATGCGTTCGACCTGATCATCCCCTCCCTACCCGGTTATGGTTTTTCTGGAAAACCCGCCGCCCCCCTTGGACAGCGCGCGACGGCGAGGCTCTGGAACACATTGATGCAGGAGCGGCTTGGCTATGACACCTATCTGGCCCAAGGCGGGGACTGGGGCGGTCTGGTGACGTCCTGGCTGGGCTTCGATCACGGCACAGTCGATGGCAAAGGCGGCTGCAAGGCGATCCATCTCAATATGATCGGCCTGCGCCCGACGCCCGCGACCCCGCAAAGTGACGAGGAGATTGCCTGGATTCGGGCATCTCAGGCCGCGATGCAAGCCGAAGGCAGTTACATGATGCAACAGGCCACCAAACCGCAAACGTTGGCCATGGCCCTAATGGACAGTCCGATAGGAACGGCGGCCTGGATCCTCGAGAAATTCCAGACCTGGTCAGACCTCAATGGGGGGGATCTGTTTGACATCTATTCGCGTGACCAGCTGCTCACCAATCTGATGATTTACCTGACCAATGACGCAATCGCGACCTCGGTCTGGTACTACGCGGCCTTGTTCGGCGAAGGCGGCAATGCGCTGCCGGAAGGAGAACGCTGCGAGACACCAACCGGGTTCGCAAAATTTCCCGGCGAACCGGTCTATTTTCCACCGCCGCGCTCCTGGTGCGACCGGGTCTACAATATCACTTATTGGAGCGAGCAGCCGCATGGCGGGCACTTCGCCGCCATGGAAGCTCCGGATCTGTTCGTTGACGATGTCCGCGCCTGGGGGCGGACAGTGGATTGA
- a CDS encoding acylase: MIKKILLGLGALIVVLALGAGIYTWDPLPRNPNADSLAAAAANYEVEIIRDTWGTPHIYGTTNADTAFGVAYAHAEDDYETIQDVVAATRGVLARYKGAAAAPTDYVVALLDVWGTVDRRYETDVPADVKAIAEAYAAGLNLYAAEHPEETWSGLAPFTGQDVIAGFILKTPFFYGFDETLQSLFAETREAPLASDPDERAWLLHPTLNTERGSNAFAVQPARSGDDTTRLLINSHQPMTGPVAWWEAHIVSEEGLDITGGLFPGTPVILHGFNRHLGWANTVSKPDLTDIYRLTINPDNPNQYQLDGEWQDFDEETALLRVKLFGPFALKVRRPVYRTEHGPVIEAPHGTYAVRYAGMGEIRQLEQYVRLNLAQDWNEFDAAMSLNALPSINYVYADQQGNVAFIHNGQYPERLPDWDWQADLPGDRSDLIWKRYIPYADGPKLVNPESGFVYNANNTPYRATDGADNLTSQAFPAWMGLQTNETNRSLRIQELTSGTQPIDRGRLLSIKFDTAYASGSEADVFIQSVLAHDWSSEPEFADALAHLQAWDYRLDIDNRHAALGTLTVLRHVTGQFTGDYGPEPPQAFRDAVALLTEVYGRIDPEWGEVNRLVRGEVNIPVSGGPDILRAIYPAAVRPDGKLHANAGDTWIALVEWDENGDQSAEVIHQFGAATLDESSPHYSDQASLFAAEQWRPALLTRAEVEANAARTYRPGRD; the protein is encoded by the coding sequence ATGATCAAGAAAATCCTGCTCGGCCTTGGGGCCTTGATAGTCGTCCTGGCGCTTGGCGCGGGCATTTACACCTGGGATCCGCTGCCTCGGAATCCGAATGCAGACTCGCTAGCTGCGGCGGCCGCCAACTATGAAGTTGAGATCATTCGCGATACCTGGGGCACACCGCACATTTACGGGACCACCAATGCCGACACGGCGTTCGGGGTCGCTTATGCGCATGCGGAAGATGATTACGAGACGATCCAGGATGTGGTCGCCGCGACGCGCGGTGTTCTTGCGCGCTATAAAGGCGCGGCGGCGGCCCCGACCGACTATGTTGTAGCCTTGCTGGATGTCTGGGGCACGGTTGACCGTCGGTATGAGACAGATGTGCCGGCCGACGTGAAAGCCATTGCCGAAGCCTATGCGGCCGGGCTCAATCTCTATGCGGCCGAGCATCCGGAAGAGACGTGGAGTGGCCTTGCGCCTTTCACAGGGCAGGACGTGATTGCCGGTTTCATCCTCAAGACGCCATTCTTTTACGGCTTTGACGAGACACTGCAGTCTTTGTTCGCGGAAACGCGCGAGGCACCGCTTGCGAGCGATCCGGATGAGCGCGCCTGGCTGCTCCATCCGACTCTGAATACCGAGCGCGGGTCGAATGCTTTTGCCGTTCAACCGGCGCGCAGCGGCGATGACACGACGCGGCTGCTGATCAATTCGCACCAACCGATGACCGGTCCCGTTGCCTGGTGGGAAGCGCATATTGTGTCTGAGGAAGGCCTCGACATTACGGGCGGCCTGTTCCCGGGCACGCCGGTCATATTGCACGGGTTCAATCGCCATCTCGGCTGGGCAAACACGGTGTCAAAGCCGGATCTGACGGATATTTACCGACTGACGATCAATCCGGACAATCCAAATCAGTATCAGCTGGATGGCGAGTGGCAGGACTTTGACGAGGAAACCGCTCTGTTGCGGGTCAAGTTGTTTGGCCCCTTCGCCCTGAAAGTGCGCCGCCCCGTCTATCGCACAGAGCATGGACCCGTCATTGAAGCCCCGCACGGCACTTATGCGGTGCGTTATGCAGGTATGGGAGAGATCCGGCAGCTGGAGCAGTATGTGCGGCTGAATCTGGCGCAGGACTGGAATGAATTTGATGCGGCTATGAGTCTGAATGCTCTGCCAAGCATTAACTATGTCTATGCCGATCAGCAGGGGAATGTGGCCTTCATCCACAACGGACAATACCCGGAGCGTTTACCAGATTGGGACTGGCAAGCCGACCTGCCAGGAGATCGGTCCGATCTGATCTGGAAACGTTACATCCCCTATGCGGACGGACCAAAGCTGGTGAACCCGGAGTCCGGCTTTGTCTACAATGCCAACAATACGCCGTATCGTGCGACGGACGGCGCCGACAATCTGACGTCGCAGGCCTTCCCCGCCTGGATGGGACTTCAGACCAATGAGACCAATCGCTCGCTCCGCATCCAGGAACTGACCAGTGGTACGCAGCCGATCGATCGTGGGCGCTTGCTCTCCATCAAGTTCGATACAGCCTACGCTTCAGGCTCTGAAGCGGATGTGTTTATTCAGTCTGTTCTCGCTCATGATTGGTCGTCGGAGCCAGAATTTGCAGACGCGCTCGCGCATTTGCAGGCCTGGGATTATCGCCTCGATATCGACAACCGGCACGCGGCCCTCGGCACGCTCACCGTGCTGCGCCATGTCACCGGACAGTTCACAGGTGATTATGGCCCCGAGCCGCCGCAGGCCTTCCGCGACGCGGTTGCCCTGTTGACCGAGGTCTATGGCCGGATCGATCCGGAATGGGGTGAGGTCAACCGGCTGGTGAGAGGAGAGGTCAACATACCCGTCAGTGGGGGCCCTGATATCCTGCGAGCCATCTACCCGGCGGCGGTGCGCCCGGATGGGAAATTGCATGCCAATGCCGGGGACACCTGGATTGCGCTGGTTGAATGGGATGAGAACGGGGATCAAAGCGCGGAGGTGATCCACCAATTTGGCGCCGCGACGCTGGACGAAAGCTCGCCGCATTATTCCGATCAGGCCTCGCTGTTTGCGGCCGAGCAATGGCGCCCAGCCTTGCTGACGAGAGCGGAGGTGGAAGCCAATGCCGCCCGAACGTACCGACCGGGCCGCGACTAG